In the genome of Williamwhitmania taraxaci, one region contains:
- a CDS encoding radical SAM/SPASM domain-containing protein: MKKIYVIVDEDEKEIDRVKLQYLTSVYRDSTYRFTIIPTLNCNFDCWYCYETKTKGSMHQDVQDNILRHITHKITNERISSIDLDWFGGEPLMCFDDVIFPLSQKISQLANNHNVKFSNQITTNGYLLSKTRIDKLAEIELNRFQITLDGNKENHQKVKKGKNTYAKTVSNINELCQNIEKLDLKLRINFSDENLASCVDIIADIPLENRKKIQVAFQRIWQLKNINDYYYDVDEVKKIFKQAGFRVDEYTTPQVQLCYADKLEQAIINYDGLVFKCTARDFVESNSDGCLNSEGMIDWNIKKLSRRLGHIKFDNPKCLSCDLLPVCYGPCSQKIVETDPGEFNRICNYQGLKQSVDEMLKRMYHEQIC; encoded by the coding sequence ATGAAAAAGATTTATGTTATTGTTGATGAGGATGAAAAAGAGATCGATAGGGTTAAGTTGCAGTATTTAACTTCTGTTTACAGAGATTCTACCTATAGATTTACTATAATACCTACATTGAATTGCAATTTTGATTGCTGGTATTGTTATGAAACTAAGACTAAGGGCTCTATGCATCAAGATGTTCAAGATAATATTCTTAGACATATTACTCATAAAATAACAAACGAAAGGATTAGTAGTATAGACTTAGATTGGTTTGGAGGAGAGCCTTTGATGTGTTTTGATGATGTTATATTTCCTTTATCCCAAAAAATATCTCAACTAGCAAATAATCATAATGTTAAATTTTCAAATCAAATAACAACTAATGGGTATTTGTTGAGCAAAACTCGCATCGACAAACTTGCAGAAATTGAGTTGAATCGCTTTCAGATCACCTTAGATGGAAACAAAGAAAACCATCAAAAAGTAAAAAAAGGGAAAAATACATATGCAAAAACAGTGTCAAATATCAATGAGTTATGCCAAAATATTGAAAAGCTTGACCTTAAGTTAAGGATTAATTTCTCAGACGAAAACCTCGCGAGTTGTGTTGATATTATTGCCGATATACCATTGGAGAATCGAAAAAAAATTCAAGTTGCATTTCAACGAATTTGGCAATTGAAAAATATAAATGATTATTACTATGATGTTGATGAGGTGAAGAAGATTTTTAAACAAGCAGGATTTAGAGTGGATGAATACACTACACCTCAAGTGCAATTATGCTATGCTGACAAACTTGAGCAGGCTATAATTAATTACGATGGGCTAGTATTTAAATGTACTGCTAGAGATTTTGTGGAAAGTAATAGCGATGGTTGCCTTAATAGTGAAGGCATGATTGATTGGAACATCAAGAAACTTTCTAGAAGATTGGGACATATTAAGTTTGATAATCCTAAATGTCTTTCATGTGATTTGCTGCCTGTATGTTATGGTCCGTGTAGTCAGAAAATAGTGGAAACTGATCCTGGTGAATTCAATAGAATATGTAACTATCAAGGGTTGAAACAGTCAGTTGATGAAATGTTAAAAAGAATGTACCATGAGCAAATTTGTTAA
- a CDS encoding S41 family peptidase, with translation MSKFVNLIVFFLLVEICQGQQIGNTISSKEKIFHLSTLWSELKYNYVNMDHVSFDIDSLYSAYIPRIIETNNDYEFYRLMRKFTATFKDGHTEIWDNGMFSTMRDYFTLNLIDVGEKVYVSTVRKSPENDSTWVGAEVVKITNIPTKQFLEDSIFPYISASTTQHMWMQGVHQVHQDFVWKKFQATLVLMNGDTVDITLSRNGEATRTLNDQTWGIPYERNVQLVKFEVIDDSIGYLNIRAFSPEEVAIKLIDQHIDAINKTKGLIIDLRKNGGGSTTVAWYLQSLLTRNDHFLNFGWETRINNGVKKANANWKVEYKEFGNNTALLFNRPDTIFIPDTIKRISVPVVVLIGRYTFSAAEDFLVNIYETPQRPKLIGEETGGSTGSPLVVKGLPNDGIIRICTRRICFPYSGKRFVNGGIKPDIEIAQTIHDLLDSRDVVLERGINEILQMRK, from the coding sequence ATGAGCAAATTTGTTAATCTGATTGTATTTTTTCTACTAGTTGAGATTTGCCAAGGTCAACAAATTGGAAATACTATTTCATCGAAGGAGAAGATATTCCATTTAAGCACTCTATGGAGTGAACTGAAATACAATTATGTCAATATGGATCATGTCTCCTTTGATATTGATAGTCTCTATAGTGCTTATATTCCTAGGATTATAGAGACAAATAACGACTATGAGTTTTATCGACTGATGAGAAAGTTTACTGCTACTTTTAAAGATGGGCATACTGAGATATGGGATAATGGTATGTTCTCAACAATGAGAGATTACTTTACTTTGAACTTGATTGATGTTGGAGAGAAGGTTTATGTTTCGACTGTTAGAAAATCGCCGGAAAATGATTCAACATGGGTAGGTGCTGAAGTGGTGAAAATTACGAATATTCCAACGAAACAATTCTTGGAAGATTCAATTTTTCCATATATTTCTGCATCAACCACACAGCATATGTGGATGCAGGGTGTTCATCAGGTTCATCAAGATTTTGTGTGGAAAAAGTTTCAAGCTACTTTAGTTTTAATGAATGGCGATACTGTTGACATTACTCTATCTCGAAATGGTGAAGCTACCCGAACCCTCAATGATCAAACTTGGGGTATCCCATACGAAAGGAATGTGCAACTCGTAAAATTCGAAGTAATTGACGATAGCATTGGTTATTTAAATATCAGGGCTTTTTCGCCTGAAGAGGTTGCAATAAAACTAATAGATCAGCACATTGATGCAATCAATAAAACTAAAGGATTAATTATTGATTTAAGAAAAAATGGTGGAGGTAGTACTACTGTTGCATGGTATTTACAGTCTTTGCTTACCAGAAACGATCATTTCTTAAACTTTGGTTGGGAAACAAGAATAAATAATGGTGTCAAAAAGGCAAATGCTAATTGGAAAGTGGAATACAAGGAGTTTGGAAACAACACTGCATTATTGTTTAATCGGCCAGACACAATCTTCATCCCAGATACTATTAAAAGAATAAGTGTTCCTGTTGTTGTACTGATTGGCCGATATACATTTTCTGCTGCAGAGGATTTTCTAGTTAATATTTATGAGACACCCCAAAGACCAAAACTTATTGGTGAGGAGACTGGCGGTAGTACGGGCTCCCCGCTTGTTGTAAAGGGTCTTCCCAATGATGGAATTATACGAATTTGTACTCGGAGAATATGTTTTCCGTATAGTGGAAAACGTTTTGTAAATGGAGGAATAAAACCGGATATAGAGATTGCACAAACTATTCATGATCTATTAGACAGTAGAGATGTTGTCTTGGAGAGAGGGATAAATGAAATATTGCAAATGAGAAAATGA